One Alkalicoccus halolimnae DNA segment encodes these proteins:
- a CDS encoding SLOG family protein, which yields MYNVLAVSGYKPHELGVFQEKHEQLPYLKKALKRKLKETIEAFGTEWIVTSGQAGVELWAAEAVLELKSEGVPVKLATLAPFYSQEERYPEAVKSLYEEIWNNSDYKDYITKRPYESPAQLKQKNEFLVLKTDAMLLLYDENIEGTPKFYEEAAKKRQLREDYPLHYLTPEDIEDLIREELDEWN from the coding sequence ATGTATAATGTACTTGCAGTAAGCGGCTACAAGCCGCATGAACTTGGCGTTTTTCAGGAGAAGCATGAACAGCTTCCCTATTTAAAAAAAGCACTGAAAAGAAAGCTTAAAGAGACGATTGAGGCATTCGGAACAGAGTGGATCGTAACGAGCGGCCAGGCCGGAGTCGAGCTCTGGGCTGCAGAAGCGGTCCTGGAGTTGAAATCAGAAGGCGTTCCTGTAAAACTCGCTACGCTCGCTCCTTTTTATTCGCAGGAAGAAAGGTATCCGGAAGCCGTAAAGTCATTGTATGAAGAAATATGGAATAATAGTGACTATAAAGACTATATAACAAAAAGACCTTACGAATCACCGGCACAGCTGAAACAAAAAAATGAGTTTCTCGTATTGAAGACAGATGCTATGCTATTATTATATGATGAGAACATAGAAGGTACTCCAAAGTTTTACGAAGAAGCAGCAAAAAAACGCCAGCTCCGGGAAGATTACCCTCTTCATTATCTGACACCTGAAGATATTGAAGATCTGATCAGGGAAGAGCTGGATGAATGGAATTGA
- a CDS encoding reverse transcriptase-like protein: MIQVYTDGASAGNPGPAGAGIFIKRSGNPIKVAFPLPEMSNHEAEFHACLIALRRCREEGFLIVSLRTDAKVLVDAVEKRYIKNPLFAPLLKEILEIMDTAFDHVFIKWIPASKNGEADKLAKSAIVRPSGER, from the coding sequence TTGATACAAGTATATACAGATGGAGCCAGTGCGGGAAATCCGGGACCGGCAGGAGCTGGAATATTCATCAAAAGAAGCGGTAATCCTATAAAAGTGGCTTTTCCGCTTCCGGAAATGTCCAATCATGAAGCAGAGTTCCACGCCTGTCTGATAGCTCTTCGCAGGTGCAGGGAAGAAGGCTTTCTTATCGTATCTCTGCGGACGGATGCAAAGGTTCTTGTAGACGCTGTAGAAAAACGATATATAAAAAATCCACTTTTTGCTCCGTTATTAAAAGAGATACTCGAAATTATGGACACCGCCTTTGATCATGTTTTTATAAAATGGATTCCTGCATCCAAAAATGGCGAAGCTGACAAACTGGCTAAATCCGCTATTGTCAGGCCATCTGGAGAGAGGTAA
- the gpsB gene encoding cell division regulator GpsB has product MERISKLTKNDIYEREFKASMRGYNQDEVDQFLDEIIKDYEAFENQIQKLEKQIEDLKENRPVREGAKPMPKPHQAGNTNYDILRRLSNLEKHVFGSRLNE; this is encoded by the coding sequence ATGGAAAGAATTTCTAAACTAACTAAAAATGATATTTATGAGCGCGAATTTAAAGCCAGTATGCGCGGGTATAATCAGGACGAAGTAGATCAATTCCTGGATGAAATCATTAAAGATTATGAAGCTTTCGAGAATCAGATTCAAAAGCTGGAAAAGCAGATTGAAGATTTAAAAGAGAACCGTCCGGTACGGGAAGGAGCCAAACCGATGCCTAAACCGCACCAGGCGGGCAATACAAATTACGACATTCTCAGAAGGCTTTCCAACCTGGAAAAACATGTGTTTGGAAGCCGGCTGAACGAATAG
- a CDS encoding DUF294 nucleotidyltransferase-like domain-containing protein: MNTGLHTNYKDVLRNSFPFDLLTEEQFTRMLDESSPASFKENEFLFHEEDEEVEVFFLLQGIAKNVLHRDDGQHISVRFYYPGDLIGLMILLAGGQMNFSVKALEDCETLRFKRNIFLDLMAENEAFSEVVLTGIGDRMKSLYDEIKKERSVSDRENIGLFRTRVHMIMERARTIRDNCTLEQAAEMLSEENSAGLVAVNEEGSLQGVLTQQHIIRGLLTGGRKERISRWMEDRPQTIQEHAFSYEVLTFFKDDYIDLVPVMRGESVVGILMAESFLQLQDSKYLHLSYRLQHAETIKELMAVAPKFHPDFHAFTEALLNERTHPTEVCEFISSYNDQLHRKAIQFALRAMKKEGYGPPPINYCFIVMGSQGRREQAFSTDQDNGLILDNYRHMKNWRRVEDYFHLFAAKVNRILADAGFPECSGGIMARERKWCRGIDEWKEEVFRWVRESESQEIRDFTIFIDYRPIFGDFTLAERLREVVTERIQHGKLMQAMLMKDTLRFRVPINPFGRMVVRGKKKTIDIKKAALMQIVNGVRIFAIRYGVNEVSTTARLDALEKLEVFHPRDVKNAKLAMDVLHYHRLKQNLRELRSEKKLTNEIAPFDLEKDDRRQLKEALIISKRLQQMSELSFQKSKGI, encoded by the coding sequence ATGAATACCGGACTTCATACTAATTATAAAGATGTTCTAAGGAACTCATTTCCATTTGACCTTCTTACCGAAGAACAGTTCACAAGAATGCTCGATGAATCTTCACCGGCCTCTTTTAAAGAAAATGAATTTCTGTTTCACGAAGAAGATGAAGAAGTGGAAGTGTTTTTTCTGCTTCAGGGAATTGCTAAAAATGTGCTGCACCGCGACGACGGGCAGCACATTTCCGTGAGGTTCTATTATCCTGGAGATTTGATTGGTCTCATGATTCTGCTTGCAGGAGGACAGATGAATTTTTCAGTAAAGGCTCTGGAGGATTGTGAAACGCTCCGGTTTAAAAGAAATATCTTTCTTGATCTTATGGCAGAAAATGAAGCTTTCAGTGAAGTCGTGCTTACAGGTATCGGGGACCGGATGAAATCTCTTTATGATGAAATTAAAAAAGAGCGGAGCGTAAGTGACAGAGAAAATATCGGATTGTTCCGGACTCGTGTCCATATGATTATGGAAAGAGCCCGTACGATACGGGATAACTGCACGTTGGAACAAGCTGCTGAAATGCTTTCTGAAGAGAATTCTGCCGGGCTGGTGGCGGTAAATGAGGAAGGATCCCTCCAGGGAGTTTTAACGCAGCAGCACATTATCAGAGGGCTTCTGACCGGAGGCAGGAAGGAGCGGATTTCCCGGTGGATGGAAGACCGTCCGCAGACTATTCAGGAGCACGCTTTCAGCTATGAAGTGCTGACTTTCTTTAAGGATGATTACATTGACCTTGTTCCGGTGATGCGCGGAGAGAGTGTGGTCGGAATCCTCATGGCCGAATCCTTCCTCCAGCTGCAGGATTCGAAATATCTGCACCTTTCCTACAGGCTTCAGCATGCAGAGACGATAAAAGAACTTATGGCAGTGGCTCCCAAGTTTCATCCGGATTTTCACGCCTTCACAGAAGCACTGCTGAATGAACGGACGCATCCAACAGAAGTTTGCGAATTTATTTCCAGCTACAATGATCAGCTCCACCGAAAAGCGATTCAGTTTGCCCTCCGAGCGATGAAAAAAGAAGGATACGGTCCTCCGCCGATCAATTACTGTTTTATTGTTATGGGAAGTCAGGGGAGACGAGAACAAGCGTTCAGTACAGATCAGGACAACGGATTAATACTGGACAATTACAGGCATATGAAGAACTGGAGGCGCGTGGAAGATTACTTTCATCTTTTTGCGGCAAAAGTTAACAGGATTCTGGCTGATGCCGGTTTTCCGGAATGCAGCGGTGGAATAATGGCCCGGGAGCGGAAATGGTGCCGCGGGATTGATGAATGGAAAGAAGAAGTTTTCCGCTGGGTCAGGGAAAGTGAAAGCCAGGAAATAAGGGACTTCACGATTTTTATTGATTACCGGCCGATTTTTGGTGATTTTACGCTCGCAGAAAGGCTGCGGGAGGTCGTTACAGAAAGAATTCAGCATGGAAAGCTGATGCAGGCAATGCTGATGAAAGATACTCTGCGTTTCCGCGTACCAATTAACCCTTTTGGCAGAATGGTAGTCCGCGGGAAGAAAAAGACGATAGATATTAAAAAAGCGGCGCTGATGCAGATCGTCAACGGAGTCCGGATCTTCGCCATTCGTTACGGAGTAAACGAAGTCAGTACAACAGCACGCCTCGATGCTCTAGAAAAGCTGGAAGTCTTTCATCCAAGAGATGTGAAAAACGCAAAGCTGGCGATGGACGTACTCCACTACCACCGTTTGAAGCAGAATCTAAGGGAGCTGCGGTCCGAAAAGAAGCTGACGAATGAAATAGCTCCTTTCGATCTTGAAAAAGATGATCGAAGACAGCTGAAGGAAGCACTGATCATTTCCAAACGGCTTCAGCAGATGAGTGAACTCAGCTTCCAGAAGAGCAAAGGGATTTAA
- a CDS encoding 3'-5' exonuclease yields MWRHMTTYLLKDRPNFIRYRKKWITENKDSWLYARKKIEEINRLPLPANCALEKADYTIFDLETTGFTAPLGDEIISIGALKFESTPLETYYSLVQSCKPVPPVVSSLTGLTETETSKGTAFPEMLSQFLDFTKNRVLVAHPASFDVPFMEIMCRKWLLPEVKLPVLDSFQLAELLFPGKDNSLDGFLRRFHMPVIERHHALNDAKITAEIFSVLLNEAASTKYKSLYSLIRETNAVARKRRRI; encoded by the coding sequence ATGTGGAGACACATGACAACCTACCTTTTAAAAGACCGCCCGAACTTTATCCGCTATCGTAAGAAGTGGATTACAGAGAACAAAGACAGCTGGCTTTACGCCCGCAAAAAGATAGAAGAAATAAACCGCCTGCCTCTCCCTGCCAACTGTGCATTGGAAAAAGCGGATTATACTATTTTTGACCTGGAAACGACCGGATTTACAGCTCCGCTCGGGGATGAAATTATTTCGATAGGAGCTCTGAAGTTTGAATCCACTCCGCTTGAAACTTATTATTCCCTGGTTCAATCGTGTAAACCCGTTCCTCCGGTTGTTTCTTCATTAACGGGCCTGACAGAAACAGAGACAAGTAAAGGGACAGCGTTTCCAGAGATGCTCTCCCAGTTTCTCGATTTCACGAAAAATCGTGTGCTGGTAGCTCATCCGGCAAGTTTCGATGTGCCGTTTATGGAAATAATGTGCAGAAAATGGCTGCTTCCTGAAGTGAAACTTCCCGTTCTGGACTCGTTCCAGCTGGCAGAACTGCTTTTTCCCGGAAAAGATAACAGCCTGGATGGATTTCTAAGGAGATTTCATATGCCGGTCATAGAACGTCACCATGCTCTGAATGATGCGAAAATAACCGCAGAAATATTTTCTGTTCTGCTTAACGAGGCCGCTTCCACAAAGTATAAATCCCTCTATTCGTTAATTCGGGAGACGAATGCCGTAGCTCGTAAAAGAAGGCGGATATAA